A genomic stretch from Methanorbis rubei includes:
- a CDS encoding ABC transporter permease, whose protein sequence is MDDIIDGVTQAIHLIVTMDPEVMEIAQRSLTVSSQATLIAALIAIPLGAAIYYFTFRGKRAVIGTIQTLYALPTVLVGLLVYLLVSNSGPLGGLRFLYTTNAMVFAQVLLVIPIIAGLSIAGLSSLDKEMKYTIQSLNANTFQAIITLCREAKFAILSGVMLAFGRAIAEVGAVMMVGGNIRHFTRTLTTAISLNTSMGEFSTSIALGIILLSIALIVNFAMNIIQNWHSGGKKDV, encoded by the coding sequence ATGGACGATATCATCGATGGTGTCACGCAAGCAATTCATCTGATTGTCACCATGGACCCAGAAGTCATGGAGATAGCACAGCGAAGCCTGACGGTGTCATCACAAGCCACGCTTATTGCTGCATTGATTGCAATTCCTCTCGGTGCTGCGATCTACTACTTTACCTTCCGGGGAAAACGTGCCGTTATTGGAACAATTCAGACGCTGTATGCACTGCCGACCGTTCTTGTGGGACTTCTCGTGTATCTGCTGGTTTCAAACTCGGGACCGTTAGGCGGACTCAGGTTTCTATACACAACGAACGCCATGGTTTTTGCACAAGTGCTTCTGGTCATTCCAATTATTGCCGGTCTCAGCATTGCCGGACTTTCCAGTCTTGACAAAGAGATGAAGTACACCATTCAGTCGCTGAACGCAAACACATTTCAGGCGATCATCACACTCTGCCGCGAGGCAAAGTTTGCGATTCTTTCAGGTGTCATGCTTGCGTTCGGCAGGGCGATTGCAGAAGTTGGTGCCGTGATGATGGTTGGTGGAAACATCCGCCACTTTACCAGAACGTTAACGACAGCGATCTCACTGAACACCTCGATGGGAGAGTTTTCCACATCGATTGCCCTTGGAATTATTCTTTTGTCGATCGCCTTGATCGTCAATTTTGCGATGAACATAATTCAGAACTGGCATTCGGGAGGAAAGAAGGATGTCTGA
- a CDS encoding formylmethanofuran dehydrogenase subunit B has translation MTQLVTDIICPFCGTLCDDIEVEVSDDGKKIIKVTNACAIGAEKFLHAQSPDRIVRPRMKQEDGSWKEVTYDEAAKYTAKILCDAKKPLMYGWSSTSCEAQATGHMIAELVGGVVDNTATVCHGPSLIAVHDVGIPSCTLGEVKNRADRVIFWGCNPAHAHPRHMSRYSIFSRGYFTTKGSKSRKIIVVDPRPTDTASVADYHIQIQQGRDYELIDALRVALQEGPLPETVAGVPKEKIYDIARLLKSGRFVTIFFGMGVTHSLGKNHNIDIAIALTSDLNKYTKAAIIPMRGHYNVTGSGQVLGWQFGFPFCVDLSRGFARYNPGESSANDLLMRGEVDANFVIGSDPGSHFPFKSVKVINELPSVCIDPHMTPTVAVSKCHVPVALVGIEVGGSCYRMDNVPIESRKVVDPPAGMLTDGEFLELVLTEVQRIKGVAA, from the coding sequence ATGACACAACTGGTAACAGACATAATCTGCCCGTTCTGCGGAACATTATGCGACGACATTGAAGTCGAAGTCAGCGATGACGGAAAAAAGATCATCAAAGTCACAAACGCATGTGCGATCGGAGCAGAAAAATTCCTTCACGCACAGTCTCCCGACAGAATTGTCCGCCCCCGCATGAAGCAGGAGGACGGCAGCTGGAAAGAGGTAACCTACGACGAAGCAGCAAAGTACACGGCAAAGATTCTGTGCGACGCAAAGAAACCGCTGATGTACGGCTGGTCTTCGACTTCCTGTGAAGCACAGGCAACCGGCCACATGATCGCTGAACTTGTCGGCGGCGTTGTGGACAACACTGCTACTGTCTGCCATGGACCATCCCTTATTGCAGTTCACGATGTCGGTATTCCGTCCTGTACTCTTGGAGAAGTCAAGAACCGTGCAGACCGTGTGATCTTCTGGGGATGCAACCCGGCACACGCCCACCCGCGTCATATGTCCCGGTACTCCATCTTCTCCCGCGGTTACTTCACCACCAAAGGATCCAAGAGCAGAAAGATCATCGTCGTTGACCCACGTCCGACCGATACCGCATCGGTTGCTGACTATCACATCCAGATTCAGCAGGGACGCGACTATGAACTGATCGATGCACTCCGTGTCGCACTGCAGGAAGGACCACTGCCGGAAACGGTTGCGGGAGTTCCGAAAGAAAAGATCTACGATATTGCACGCCTTCTGAAGAGCGGTAGGTTTGTCACCATCTTCTTTGGAATGGGTGTCACCCACTCGCTTGGAAAGAATCACAACATCGACATCGCAATCGCCCTCACTTCAGACCTGAACAAGTACACCAAAGCTGCCATCATTCCGATGAGGGGCCACTACAATGTTACCGGTTCCGGACAGGTGCTTGGCTGGCAGTTTGGATTCCCGTTCTGTGTGGATCTCTCCCGCGGCTTTGCCCGCTACAACCCCGGGGAAAGCAGTGCAAATGATCTTCTCATGCGTGGAGAAGTCGACGCAAACTTTGTGATCGGCAGCGACCCGGGATCCCACTTCCCGTTCAAATCCGTCAAAGTCATCAACGAACTTCCGTCGGTATGTATCGACCCGCACATGACGCCAACCGTTGCCGTGTCCAAATGCCACGTACCGGTCGCACTTGTCGGCATTGAAGTAGGTGGCTCCTGCTACCGTATGGACAACGTGCCAATCGAGTCCAGAAAAGTCGTTGACCCGCCGGCAGGAATGCTCACTGACGGTGAGTTCCTCGAACTCGTTCTCACTGAAGTACAGCGCATCAAAGGAGTTGCAGCATGA
- a CDS encoding formylmethanofuran dehydrogenase subunit A: MTEILIKNGFVFDPVSGIKGDKKDIAVKDGVIVESVSGSAKVIDASGMTVMAGGVDIHSHVAGAKVNVGRNFRPEDKLQAVYEPARGVRHMAGGNSVPTVFKTAYKYADMGYTTVIEAAMPPLYARHTHEEMRDTPIIDQAALPLFGNNWFILEYLKNGEIDNASAYIAWLLRSTKGYGIKCVNPGGTEAWAWGLNCMTVNDQVPYFEITPKEIIAGLMTVNESLHLPHSLHLHSNNLGNPGNYQTTLDSLKIAEGFKANNNFGRDQVMHHTHIQFHSYGGTSWGDFESKGAEVMDYINKNPNITCDVGFITLDETTTMTGDGPFEYHLSALNHLKWANTDVEIECGAGIVPYIYSKDIYVCGVQWSIGLEMALLAKDHMRCYLTTDHPNAGPFTRYPRVMKWLMSEKARDEVFASMKAEDKVRDRSTLGSIDRELTLYEIAMMTRAGTAKALGMGKKLGGLVPGMQADIAVYPYNPETASDPEQIEYAFSNAKYLIKSGEIIINDSEIVSNGNKQTYWVDVKTNPSKQVEHDLREMFLKYYTVTERNYEVEEHAFMKNPNVISIDATQ; encoded by the coding sequence ATGACCGAAATTCTGATCAAAAACGGATTCGTCTTCGACCCGGTATCGGGCATCAAAGGCGACAAGAAAGACATCGCTGTAAAAGACGGTGTGATTGTTGAGTCGGTATCTGGCTCTGCAAAAGTAATCGACGCATCCGGCATGACCGTTATGGCAGGCGGTGTGGACATTCACTCCCACGTTGCCGGAGCAAAGGTCAATGTCGGCAGAAACTTCCGTCCGGAAGACAAACTCCAGGCAGTCTACGAACCTGCCCGCGGTGTCCGCCACATGGCAGGAGGAAACTCTGTCCCAACCGTCTTCAAGACTGCATACAAGTATGCGGACATGGGATACACCACCGTCATTGAAGCGGCAATGCCGCCTCTCTATGCACGCCACACTCACGAAGAGATGCGTGACACACCAATCATTGATCAGGCAGCACTGCCACTGTTCGGCAACAACTGGTTCATCCTTGAGTACCTCAAGAATGGCGAGATCGACAACGCATCCGCCTACATCGCCTGGCTGCTCCGCAGTACCAAAGGCTATGGTATCAAGTGCGTGAACCCGGGAGGAACCGAAGCATGGGCATGGGGTCTGAACTGTATGACCGTCAACGATCAGGTTCCGTACTTCGAGATCACGCCAAAAGAGATCATCGCAGGCCTCATGACCGTCAACGAGTCGCTGCACCTGCCGCACTCTCTGCACCTGCACTCCAACAATCTCGGCAACCCAGGCAACTACCAGACCACGCTTGACTCGCTGAAGATCGCAGAAGGTTTCAAGGCAAACAACAACTTCGGTCGCGACCAGGTCATGCACCACACCCACATTCAGTTCCACTCCTATGGCGGAACCAGCTGGGGCGACTTCGAGTCCAAAGGTGCTGAGGTCATGGACTACATCAACAAAAATCCGAACATCACCTGTGATGTCGGATTTATTACACTTGATGAGACCACCACCATGACCGGTGACGGACCGTTCGAGTACCATCTCTCAGCGCTCAACCACCTCAAGTGGGCAAACACAGATGTGGAGATTGAGTGCGGCGCGGGAATTGTTCCCTACATCTACAGTAAAGACATCTATGTCTGTGGTGTTCAGTGGTCGATCGGTCTTGAGATGGCGCTTCTTGCAAAAGATCATATGCGCTGCTACCTCACCACCGATCATCCGAATGCAGGACCATTCACCCGCTATCCGCGTGTGATGAAATGGCTGATGAGCGAGAAGGCTCGCGACGAAGTTTTCGCATCCATGAAAGCAGAGGACAAGGTCCGCGACAGATCCACGCTTGGGTCCATCGACCGCGAACTGACTCTCTACGAGATTGCAATGATGACCCGTGCGGGAACCGCAAAGGCTCTTGGTATGGGCAAAAAACTCGGAGGCCTTGTGCCCGGCATGCAGGCAGACATTGCTGTGTATCCGTACAACCCTGAGACAGCATCCGACCCAGAACAGATCGAGTACGCATTCTCGAATGCAAAGTATCTGATCAAGTCCGGTGAGATCATCATCAACGACTCCGAGATTGTCAGCAACGGCAACAAGCAGACCTACTGGGTGGACGTCAAGACCAACCCGAGCAAACAGGTTGAGCATGACCTCAGAGAGATGTTCCTGAAGTACTACACGGTTACGGAGCGGAACTATGAGGTCGAAGAGCACGCGTTCATGAAAAACCCGAATGTCATCTCGATTGACGCAACCCAGTGA
- a CDS encoding molybdopterin dinucleotide binding domain-containing protein has translation MTKITVNLITGRTIQQGVSMEAGKEKEDYMKSCGIIELDAVDIAKLGIWKNSNVRVTSDFGSVVVKAIEATQGPHPGLAWIPMGPWANMVIDTNTYSTGMPTFKGTPVTVEPAEKEIVLSSIDLVLNACKE, from the coding sequence TTGACAAAAATAACCGTAAACCTGATTACCGGGCGGACAATCCAGCAGGGTGTCTCCATGGAAGCAGGAAAAGAAAAAGAGGATTACATGAAATCCTGCGGTATCATCGAACTGGACGCAGTCGATATTGCCAAACTTGGAATCTGGAAGAACAGCAATGTCCGAGTCACCAGTGACTTTGGTAGTGTTGTGGTCAAGGCAATTGAAGCCACCCAGGGACCACACCCGGGCCTTGCCTGGATCCCCATGGGACCATGGGCCAACATGGTGATTGACACCAACACCTACTCAACCGGTATGCCAACCTTCAAAGGCACACCAGTCACCGTTGAGCCGGCAGAAAAAGAGATTGTCCTCAGTTCCATCGACCTGGTTCTCAACGCATGTAAGGAGTAA
- a CDS encoding ABC transporter ATP-binding protein → MSEAKPAVELTNISRIYGEKYALNDVSFSVQKGEIVAVIGPSGAGKSTLMRICDMLEEPSSGDLTLFQISVEKKTKKSLRERVGILFQKTVLFDRSVSDNVALGLQYRGYKREEIQRLTTECLKKLGMETYADRNARTLSGGEGQRIAFARVLLTGPELLLLDEPTANLDPLATRMIEEMIRTENAEHNTTIILNTHDQNQGMRLANRIIVLMDGKIMQMGTPDEVFYHPAAEEVAAFVGFQNLISGTVTKIQNGVAEMTTAAGVFLVQADDVHVGDAGTLALRGEEILVHNADTPREKNAENRVCGAILSSQKIGPVMELVVDCNIPITVVVPARHRFAELFVPGTPVCLSWLTAAAHLIPKTE, encoded by the coding sequence ATGTCTGAGGCAAAACCTGCCGTGGAACTAACAAACATCAGCCGCATCTACGGAGAAAAATATGCGCTGAATGATGTGAGTTTTTCGGTGCAGAAAGGAGAGATTGTCGCAGTAATCGGGCCGTCAGGTGCCGGCAAAAGTACGCTGATGCGTATCTGCGATATGCTTGAAGAGCCAAGCAGCGGAGATCTTACGCTCTTTCAGATCTCAGTTGAAAAGAAAACCAAAAAATCTCTTCGTGAGCGTGTGGGAATTTTGTTTCAGAAGACCGTACTGTTCGACCGCAGTGTTTCTGATAATGTGGCGCTCGGCCTGCAGTATCGCGGATACAAACGCGAGGAGATTCAACGGCTGACAACTGAGTGTCTCAAAAAACTGGGGATGGAAACCTATGCGGACCGCAATGCACGTACGCTGTCCGGCGGCGAAGGACAGAGAATTGCGTTTGCCCGCGTGCTGTTAACAGGCCCGGAACTTCTTCTTCTGGATGAACCGACGGCAAACCTTGATCCTCTGGCAACCAGAATGATCGAGGAGATGATCCGAACCGAGAATGCGGAACACAACACGACCATCATTCTCAACACGCATGATCAGAATCAGGGCATGAGACTGGCGAACCGGATCATTGTGTTGATGGATGGAAAAATAATGCAGATGGGGACGCCTGATGAGGTGTTCTATCATCCGGCAGCAGAGGAGGTTGCCGCGTTTGTCGGGTTCCAGAATCTGATCTCAGGAACCGTGACAAAAATTCAGAACGGAGTTGCAGAGATGACAACTGCTGCAGGAGTGTTCCTTGTTCAGGCTGATGACGTCCACGTCGGCGACGCAGGAACACTTGCCCTTCGCGGTGAGGAAATTCTCGTGCACAACGCCGACACACCCCGCGAAAAAAATGCAGAGAACCGTGTCTGCGGCGCCATTCTTTCATCACAGAAGATCGGGCCGGTAATGGAGCTTGTCGTTGACTGCAACATTCCGATCACCGTTGTTGTTCCGGCACGTCACCGGTTCGCCGAGCTGTTTGTGCCCGGCACTCCGGTGTGTCTCTCCTGGTTGACGGCAGCAGCCCACCTGATTCCCAAAACCGAATAG
- a CDS encoding substrate-binding domain-containing protein, whose translation MKKLLPVFGMVLLLVAVIFAAGCVGTGDESGNQTATPTTSVPTATPDQLKIATTTSLYDTGLLDSVQDYYLTTYNVDLLITSQGTGKAIQSAKNGDVDVLLVHAPAQEAEFMDSGFGVNHRGVAYNYFVIVGPESDPAGIKNMTPEEGLTTLKNLGEAGNESIIFVSRGDNSGTHSAEKAIWAAAGFNYTADISGNPGNWYVETGSGMGDTLTVAGQKQAYTLTDEATFLTYKKNNNLPLVPIIDEGETLLNRYTVITISPEKFPDTNVDAATNFTNWLISADGQKFIGDYGKEVYGKSLFSPMVTLADSTLPPFNIDSTTPVTVPTVATA comes from the coding sequence ATGAAGAAATTATTACCTGTGTTTGGTATGGTTCTTCTGCTTGTCGCAGTAATTTTCGCTGCCGGGTGTGTGGGCACCGGCGACGAAAGCGGCAACCAGACCGCAACCCCTACTACATCTGTTCCGACCGCAACGCCGGACCAGCTGAAGATCGCAACGACCACGTCCCTGTACGACACCGGACTTCTTGACTCTGTTCAGGATTATTACCTCACGACCTACAATGTTGATCTTCTGATCACATCCCAGGGCACTGGTAAAGCAATCCAGTCCGCAAAGAACGGCGATGTTGATGTACTCTTAGTCCACGCTCCGGCGCAGGAAGCAGAGTTCATGGACTCAGGCTTCGGTGTCAACCACCGCGGTGTTGCCTACAACTACTTCGTAATTGTCGGCCCTGAGTCTGATCCTGCAGGAATCAAAAACATGACTCCTGAAGAAGGTCTTACCACCCTCAAGAACCTTGGCGAGGCTGGCAACGAGTCCATCATCTTTGTCTCCCGCGGCGACAACTCCGGAACCCACTCCGCTGAGAAGGCCATCTGGGCAGCAGCAGGATTCAACTACACCGCAGACATCAGCGGCAACCCAGGCAACTGGTACGTTGAGACCGGCTCTGGAATGGGTGACACCCTGACCGTTGCAGGCCAGAAACAGGCATACACTCTGACTGACGAAGCAACATTCCTGACCTACAAGAAGAACAACAACCTCCCGCTTGTTCCGATCATCGATGAAGGCGAGACACTTCTGAACCGCTACACCGTGATCACCATCAGCCCGGAGAAGTTCCCAGACACCAACGTTGACGCTGCAACCAACTTCACCAACTGGCTCATCTCTGCAGATGGTCAGAAGTTTATCGGCGACTACGGTAAAGAGGTCTACGGCAAATCCCTGTTCAGCCCGATGGTAACACTCGCTGACAGCACCCTTCCGCCGTTCAACATCGACAGCACCACGCCGGTAACTGTCCCGACTGTTGCAACCGCATAA